Part of the Dehalobacter sp. genome is shown below.
ATATTCTTATCCAGTCTTGAGCCTGCCTTGTGCAGCAGCTTCTCGAAAACCTCCGGTTCTCCGCCGGTAAAATCACCATAGATCAGTGTATCGAGCTTTTTAGAAATATCATCAAAAATCGGCTTCAGTTCAATTCCTTTACCGGTTAGTTTTATATAGGTCACCCTGCTGTCCGTGCAGCTTTTTTCCCTTTCAACATAACCATACTCCACAAGCTTATCAATTAATACGGTAACCGTTGGCTTTGACCTGTTGATCCTGTCCGCCAACTCCTTCATGGTGTATTTCTCTCCATGAAAAAGGATCACCAAAATATCACCATGGGAAGGGACTATCCCTGTAATTCCATGGTTTTCGAGTTCCCTGACGATAAACCTGTTTGCTTTTTCTCT
Proteins encoded:
- a CDS encoding MarR family transcriptional regulator, with the protein product MKKGNALSLISRIREKANRFIVRELENHGITGIVPSHGDILVILFHGEKYTMKELADRINRSKPTVTVLIDKLVEYGYVEREKSCTDSRVTYIKLTGKGIELKPIFDDISKKLDTLIYGDFTGGEPEVFEKLLHKAGSRLDKNMELH